A section of the Ciceribacter thiooxidans genome encodes:
- a CDS encoding chloride channel protein, with protein MPPDYKKLKMLRRSRAMWGSWRVWKPRMVFWIGALAIGVISVVFAKLADAAQLRFHALTSGGDWNFLLPLLMTPVGFVLCAYLATRVFPGAQGSGIPQAIAARHLRQPEARDRLLSLKLAFGKILLTITGLFFGASIGREGPTVQVGASIMLQAARLGGMAQAKGLILAGSAAGIAAAFNTPLAGIVFAIEEMSRTYESRANGLVLTAVILSGLAALGLVGSYTYFGSAPEAANEPLEWLLVVICGVGGGALGAAFSAASLRLSRRIRRWTQPDPLRRSLALAAGCGVAVAVIGVAAGGATFGTGYAQARSAVEGDALPLLFFLEKLLSTFLSMMSGIPGGIFAPSLSVGAGFGSTVGHLLGTSIALASVLGMAGYFAGVVQAPMTAFVIILEMTDNHEGVIGLMACAMLGYVTSRMIAREPLYHGLSRAFVAEGIRHSRNEVRQGKPEAQQ; from the coding sequence ATGCCGCCCGACTACAAGAAGCTGAAGATGCTCCGACGCTCCCGCGCAATGTGGGGCTCGTGGCGGGTCTGGAAACCGAGAATGGTCTTCTGGATAGGCGCTCTGGCGATCGGCGTCATCAGCGTCGTCTTCGCCAAGCTCGCCGATGCCGCGCAGCTGCGCTTTCATGCCCTGACCAGCGGGGGTGACTGGAACTTCCTGCTGCCGCTCCTCATGACCCCGGTCGGGTTTGTTCTCTGCGCCTATCTGGCGACCCGTGTCTTTCCCGGCGCGCAGGGATCGGGCATTCCCCAGGCGATCGCAGCCCGGCATCTGCGCCAGCCGGAGGCGCGCGACCGGCTGCTCTCGCTGAAACTCGCCTTCGGCAAGATCCTGCTCACGATCACCGGCCTCTTCTTCGGCGCCTCGATCGGCCGCGAGGGACCGACCGTGCAGGTCGGCGCCTCGATCATGCTTCAGGCCGCCCGGCTCGGCGGCATGGCCCAGGCCAAGGGGCTCATCCTTGCCGGCTCCGCAGCCGGGATCGCCGCGGCCTTCAACACGCCGCTCGCCGGCATCGTCTTCGCCATCGAGGAAATGAGCCGGACATACGAATCGAGGGCCAACGGACTGGTGCTCACGGCGGTCATCCTCTCCGGTCTCGCCGCACTCGGCCTCGTCGGAAGCTACACCTATTTCGGCTCCGCCCCGGAAGCTGCCAACGAACCGCTGGAGTGGCTGCTCGTGGTGATCTGCGGCGTTGGCGGCGGCGCATTGGGCGCGGCCTTCAGTGCGGCCTCGCTCCGGCTCTCGCGGCGCATCCGGCGCTGGACGCAGCCGGACCCCTTGCGGCGTTCGCTGGCGCTTGCCGCCGGATGCGGCGTCGCGGTCGCCGTCATCGGCGTCGCGGCGGGAGGCGCCACCTTCGGGACCGGCTACGCTCAGGCCCGCAGCGCGGTCGAAGGAGATGCACTGCCCCTCCTCTTCTTCCTCGAAAAGCTGCTTTCAACATTCCTGTCGATGATGTCGGGCATTCCCGGCGGCATCTTCGCGCCCTCGCTTTCCGTCGGGGCCGGCTTCGGCAGCACGGTCGGACACCTCCTCGGCACCAGCATCGCGCTCGCCTCCGTGCTCGGCATGGCCGGCTATTTCGCCGGCGTGGTGCAGGCGCCGATGACCGCCTTCGTCATCATTCTCGAGATGACCGACAACCATGAAGGCGTGATCGGCCTGATGGCCTGCGCGATGCTCGGCTACGTCACCTCGCGGATGATTGCCCGCGAACCGCTCTACCACGGTCTCTCGCGCGCGTTCGTCGCCGAAGGCATTCGACACAGCCGTAACGAGGTCCGGCAGGGGAAACCTGAAGCACAACAGTAG
- the betA gene encoding choline dehydrogenase, with translation MQNADYIIIGSGSAGSAMAYRLSEDGKHTVMVLEYGGSDAGPFIQMPAALAWPMSMKRYNWGYLSEPEPNLNNRRITAPRGKVIGGSSSINGMVYVRGSAEDFTRWEEAGAKGWGYADVLPYFKRMENSHGGQEGWRGTDGPLHVQRGPVKNPLFKAFVEAGRQAGFEVTDDYNGEKQEGFGLMEQTIWKSRRWSAANAYLKPALKRPNVELVRCFARRVVIENGRAVGVEIERNGRTEVVRANREVIVSASAFNSPKLLMLSGIGPAAHLKEMGIEVVADRPGVGANLMDHMEFYFQQVSTKPVSLYSWLPWFWQGVAGAQWLFSGTGLGASNQFESCAFVRSAPGVKQPDIQFHFLPVAISYDGKAAAKSHGFQVHVGYNHSKSRGAVTLRSPEPMDEPVIRFNYMSTEEDWVKFRHCVRLTREIFGQKAFDDYRGSEIQPGEHVQTDDQIDAFLREHLESAYHPCGTNKMGSKDDPMSVVDPECRVIGVEGMRVADSSIFPDITYGNLNGPSIMTGEKASDHILGRQPLPRSNQEPWINPRWETSDR, from the coding sequence ATGCAAAACGCAGACTACATCATCATCGGTTCCGGGTCGGCGGGTTCGGCCATGGCCTATCGGCTGTCGGAAGACGGCAAGCACACCGTCATGGTGCTCGAATACGGCGGGTCGGATGCCGGGCCGTTCATCCAGATGCCGGCGGCGCTCGCCTGGCCGATGAGCATGAAGCGCTACAACTGGGGCTATCTCTCCGAGCCCGAGCCGAACCTCAACAACCGGCGCATCACCGCGCCGCGCGGCAAGGTGATCGGCGGCTCGTCCTCGATCAACGGCATGGTCTATGTGCGCGGGTCGGCGGAAGACTTCACCCGCTGGGAAGAGGCCGGCGCCAAGGGCTGGGGCTATGCCGACGTGCTGCCCTACTTCAAGCGCATGGAGAACTCCCACGGCGGCCAGGAAGGCTGGCGCGGCACCGACGGACCGCTGCACGTCCAGCGCGGCCCGGTGAAGAACCCGCTGTTCAAGGCCTTCGTCGAGGCAGGCCGGCAGGCGGGCTTCGAAGTGACCGACGACTACAACGGCGAGAAGCAGGAAGGCTTCGGCCTGATGGAGCAGACCATCTGGAAGTCGCGCCGCTGGTCTGCCGCCAACGCCTATCTCAAACCCGCGCTGAAGCGGCCGAACGTCGAATTGGTGCGCTGCTTCGCCCGGCGCGTCGTCATCGAGAACGGCCGCGCGGTCGGCGTCGAGATCGAGCGCAATGGCAGAACAGAGGTGGTGCGCGCCAACCGCGAGGTGATCGTCTCGGCATCGGCCTTCAACTCGCCGAAGCTGCTGATGCTCTCCGGCATCGGCCCGGCGGCGCATCTGAAGGAAATGGGGATCGAGGTCGTGGCCGATCGTCCGGGCGTCGGCGCCAACCTGATGGACCACATGGAGTTCTATTTCCAGCAGGTCTCTACCAAGCCTGTCTCGCTCTATTCCTGGCTGCCCTGGTTCTGGCAGGGGGTCGCGGGCGCGCAATGGCTCTTCTCCGGCACCGGGCTCGGCGCCTCGAACCAGTTCGAAAGCTGCGCCTTCGTGCGGTCGGCGCCGGGCGTGAAACAACCGGACATCCAGTTCCACTTCCTCCCCGTCGCCATTTCCTATGACGGCAAGGCGGCGGCGAAGAGCCACGGCTTCCAGGTGCATGTCGGATACAACCACTCGAAGTCGCGCGGCGCGGTGACGCTGCGCTCGCCCGAGCCGATGGACGAACCAGTGATCCGCTTCAACTACATGAGCACCGAGGAAGACTGGGTAAAGTTCCGCCACTGCGTGCGGCTGACCCGCGAGATCTTCGGGCAGAAGGCGTTCGACGACTATCGCGGCTCGGAAATCCAGCCGGGCGAGCACGTGCAGACGGACGATCAGATCGACGCCTTCCTGCGCGAGCACCTGGAAAGCGCTTACCATCCCTGCGGCACGAACAAGATGGGATCGAAGGACGATCCGATGTCGGTCGTGGACCCCGAATGCCGGGTGATCGGCGTCGAGGGCATGCGCGTCGCGGACTCGTCGATCTTCCCGGATATCACCTACGGCAACCTCAACGGTCCCTCGATCATGACCGGCGAGAAGGCGTCCGACCACATTCTCGGCAGACAGCCGTTGCCGCGGTCGAACCAGGAGCCGTGGATCAACCCGCGCTGGGAAACGAGCGACCGCTGA
- the cysW gene encoding sulfate ABC transporter permease subunit CysW, which produces MSAEAAETRTAFHEVANETAGWRLALTLIAVTFMALVVLLPLVLVFVEAFRKGPSEFVAALAEPDALSAIRLTLTVAAIAVPLNLVFGIAAAWAIAKFEFRGKAFLTTLIDLPFSISPVISGLVYVLLFGSQSLMGPWLKSHGVEIIFAVPGIVLATVFVTFPFIARELIPLMEQQGSGDEEAAISLGATGWQTFRYVTLPNIKWGLLYGVLLCNARAMGEFGAVSVVSGHVRGLTETMPLHIEVLYNEYNFVAAFAVSTLLALLALVTLALKTILELHYGEEIAASRKH; this is translated from the coding sequence ATGTCCGCTGAAGCCGCCGAAACCCGAACCGCCTTCCACGAAGTGGCGAACGAAACCGCCGGCTGGCGCCTGGCCCTGACGCTGATCGCCGTCACGTTCATGGCGCTCGTCGTGCTGCTGCCGCTCGTCCTCGTCTTCGTCGAGGCCTTCCGCAAGGGCCCGTCCGAGTTCGTCGCAGCGCTTGCCGAACCCGACGCGCTCTCGGCGATCCGGCTGACGCTCACCGTCGCGGCGATCGCCGTGCCGCTCAATCTCGTCTTCGGCATTGCCGCCGCCTGGGCGATCGCAAAGTTCGAGTTCCGCGGCAAGGCCTTCCTGACCACGCTGATCGACCTGCCGTTCTCGATCTCGCCGGTCATCTCCGGCCTCGTCTACGTGCTTCTTTTCGGTTCCCAGAGCCTCATGGGCCCCTGGCTGAAGAGCCACGGCGTCGAGATCATCTTCGCCGTGCCGGGTATCGTGCTCGCCACCGTCTTCGTCACCTTCCCGTTCATCGCGCGCGAGCTGATCCCGCTGATGGAGCAGCAGGGCTCCGGCGACGAGGAGGCGGCGATCTCACTCGGCGCCACCGGCTGGCAGACCTTCCGGTACGTGACGCTCCCGAACATCAAGTGGGGCCTTCTCTATGGCGTGCTGCTCTGCAATGCCCGCGCGATGGGCGAGTTCGGTGCCGTATCGGTCGTCTCCGGTCATGTTCGCGGCCTGACGGAGACCATGCCGCTCCACATCGAGGTCCTCTACAACGAATACAATTTCGTCGCGGCCTTCGCCGTCTCGACGCTTCTCGCCCTGCTCGCCCTCGTCACGCTCGCGCTCAAGACCATTCTGGAGCTGCATTACGGCGAGGAAATCGCAGCCAGCCGCAAACACTGA
- a CDS encoding sulfate/molybdate ABC transporter ATP-binding protein, which produces MDVTITNIRKEFGQFPALHDVSLSVGSGELMALLGPSGSGKTTLLRLIAGLEQPTAGRIFFGEEDASLKSVQERHIGFVFQHYALFRHMTVAENIAFGLKVRPGATRPPTAEIRRRVSDLLDMVHLGGLEKRYPAQLSGGQRQRVALARAMAIEPTVLLLDEPFGALDAKVRKELRRWLKEFHDRTGHTTFFVTHDQEEALELADRVVVMSQGTIEQVGTADDVYDRPNSPFVFSFIGDSSSLPVSVKDGAVLFEGRRIGIGDDGPDGAGSIFFRPQDVAVAEDGDALRGRVIASRRLAGTRIAEVDISTNGTGHHIEIEVPLEAPVTVGGEIRFRLQHWKLFR; this is translated from the coding sequence ATGGATGTCACGATCACCAATATCCGCAAGGAATTCGGCCAGTTCCCGGCCCTGCACGACGTTTCGCTCTCCGTCGGCTCCGGTGAACTGATGGCGCTCCTCGGTCCTTCAGGGTCCGGCAAGACGACGCTCCTGCGCCTGATCGCCGGGCTCGAACAGCCGACCGCGGGCCGGATCTTCTTCGGGGAAGAGGACGCCTCGCTGAAGAGCGTTCAGGAGCGCCATATCGGCTTCGTCTTCCAGCACTACGCGCTCTTCCGCCACATGACGGTCGCCGAAAACATTGCCTTCGGCCTCAAGGTGCGCCCGGGCGCCACCCGTCCGCCGACGGCCGAAATCCGCCGCCGGGTCTCTGACCTCCTCGACATGGTGCACCTGGGCGGACTGGAAAAACGCTACCCGGCCCAGCTCTCCGGCGGGCAGCGCCAGCGCGTGGCGCTCGCTCGCGCCATGGCGATCGAGCCCACCGTCCTGTTGCTCGACGAGCCCTTCGGCGCTCTCGACGCAAAGGTGCGCAAGGAGCTTCGCCGCTGGCTGAAGGAGTTCCACGACCGCACTGGCCACACGACCTTCTTCGTGACCCACGACCAGGAGGAGGCGCTCGAACTCGCCGACCGCGTGGTGGTGATGAGCCAGGGGACGATCGAGCAGGTCGGCACCGCCGACGACGTCTACGACCGCCCGAACAGCCCCTTCGTCTTCTCGTTCATCGGCGATTCCTCCAGCCTGCCGGTCTCGGTGAAAGATGGCGCCGTGCTCTTCGAGGGCAGGCGGATCGGGATCGGTGATGACGGGCCGGATGGCGCCGGCAGCATCTTCTTCCGCCCGCAGGACGTTGCAGTTGCCGAGGACGGTGACGCACTCCGCGGACGGGTCATCGCCAGCCGGCGGCTCGCCGGCACCCGGATCGCCGAGGTCGACATCTCCACCAACGGCACCGGCCACCACATCGAGATCGAGGTGCCGCTGGAGGCCCCGGTGACGGTGGGCGGCGAGATCCGCTTCCGCCTGCAGCACTGGAAGCTGTTCCGGTAG
- a CDS encoding TRAP transporter large permease — translation MSSVEIGLWSFPVLILLIFMRVPIAAAMLGTGVVGTYIVLGKWAPILSQMKAISWTTNANYSLSIIPLFLLMGQFAARGGMSQALFNAAAAFLGHRKGGVAMAAVGACAGFGSICGSSLATAATMAQVALPELKRNGYSGGLASAALAAGGTLGILIPPSVVLVIYAILAEQNIAKLFLAAFVPGLLAALSYLVVIAIYVRVKPESAGHAARIPWAKRVPALIAVWPVAAIFFLVVGGIYLGWFTPTQAAAIGAGGAGLVAWAKGGLDRRSLLACFKDTAVSTGMIFFIVLGASVFNSFLAFSRLPQVGAEWVTAQGFAPMTVLVIILLLYIVFGCIMDSLSMIVLTVPIFFPIVTAMDFGLSPEHFAIWFGILVLMVAEIGMITPPVGLNLFIISGMSRDVEIRETYRGIVPFVTADLLRIVILTAFPIISIFLV, via the coding sequence ATGAGCAGCGTCGAAATCGGTCTCTGGTCCTTTCCGGTCCTCATTCTCCTCATCTTCATGCGCGTACCGATCGCCGCGGCCATGCTCGGCACCGGGGTCGTCGGCACCTATATCGTGCTCGGCAAGTGGGCGCCGATCCTGTCGCAGATGAAGGCGATCTCCTGGACGACGAACGCCAACTATTCGCTGTCGATCATCCCGCTCTTCCTGCTGATGGGCCAGTTCGCCGCCCGCGGCGGCATGAGCCAGGCACTCTTCAACGCCGCCGCCGCCTTTCTCGGCCATCGCAAGGGGGGCGTCGCCATGGCCGCCGTCGGCGCCTGCGCCGGCTTCGGCTCGATCTGCGGCTCGTCGCTCGCGACCGCCGCCACCATGGCGCAGGTGGCGCTGCCGGAGCTGAAGCGCAACGGCTATTCCGGCGGGCTTGCCAGCGCGGCGCTTGCCGCCGGCGGCACGCTCGGCATCCTCATCCCGCCCTCGGTCGTACTCGTCATCTATGCGATCCTCGCCGAGCAGAACATCGCCAAGCTCTTCCTCGCCGCCTTCGTGCCGGGACTGCTCGCCGCGCTTTCCTACCTGGTGGTGATCGCCATCTACGTGCGGGTGAAGCCGGAGAGCGCCGGCCATGCCGCGCGCATTCCCTGGGCCAAGCGGGTGCCTGCGCTCATCGCCGTCTGGCCGGTCGCGGCGATCTTCTTCCTCGTCGTCGGCGGCATCTATCTCGGCTGGTTCACGCCAACGCAGGCGGCGGCGATCGGCGCCGGCGGCGCAGGCCTCGTCGCCTGGGCGAAGGGCGGCCTCGACCGCCGGTCGCTGCTCGCCTGCTTCAAGGACACGGCGGTCTCGACCGGCATGATTTTCTTCATCGTGCTCGGCGCCTCGGTGTTCAACTCCTTCCTCGCCTTCTCGCGGCTGCCGCAGGTGGGCGCGGAATGGGTGACGGCGCAGGGGTTTGCCCCGATGACGGTGCTCGTCATCATCCTGCTGCTCTATATCGTCTTCGGCTGCATCATGGATTCGCTGTCGATGATCGTGCTCACCGTGCCGATCTTCTTCCCGATCGTCACCGCGATGGACTTCGGCCTCAGCCCCGAGCATTTCGCGATCTGGTTCGGCATCCTGGTGCTGATGGTCGCTGAGATCGGCATGATCACGCCACCGGTCGGGCTCAACCTCTTCATCATCTCCGGAATGTCGCGGGACGTCGAAATCCGCGAGACCTATCGCGGGATCGTGCCTTTCGTCACCGCCGACCTGCTGCGCATCGTCATCCTGACAGCCTTTCCGATCATCTCGATCTTCCTGGTGTGA
- a CDS encoding TRAP transporter substrate-binding protein, whose protein sequence is MLHKTVMTGLAGLALTLSATASFAADVVLRLHQMLPPQATIPAKVLTPWAEKVKADSGGRIEVELYPAMQLGGKPSELVDQVKDGVVDLIWTVIGYTPGRFPKSEAFELPFMVTTGEATSLAFYDYYEKHLKDELQDYHVLAVHTHGPGLIHTIGSKPVKSLEDMNGLKLRGTSKVVNQMLEAMGASAIGMPVTAVPESLSKSVIDGTVVPWEVTPAIKIAELAPNHTGFSGKNGLYTGTFLFAMNKDSYDALPDDLKKVIDDNSGRELARKFGIAMDTGDIRGREIADKAGNTTIMLDEAETARWRAAGENVTKAWIADMDAKGLDGTTLYNDAVALIDQYSK, encoded by the coding sequence ATGCTTCACAAGACCGTAATGACCGGGCTCGCCGGGCTCGCACTCACGCTGTCCGCCACCGCATCCTTTGCGGCGGATGTCGTGCTCAGACTGCACCAGATGCTGCCGCCGCAGGCGACCATTCCCGCCAAGGTGCTGACCCCCTGGGCGGAGAAGGTCAAGGCCGATTCGGGCGGACGCATCGAGGTCGAGCTCTATCCGGCGATGCAGCTCGGCGGCAAGCCGTCCGAACTCGTCGACCAGGTGAAGGACGGCGTCGTCGACCTGATCTGGACCGTCATCGGCTACACGCCCGGCCGCTTCCCGAAATCAGAAGCCTTCGAACTGCCCTTCATGGTGACGACGGGCGAAGCGACCTCGCTCGCCTTCTATGACTACTATGAAAAGCACCTGAAGGACGAATTGCAGGACTACCACGTTCTGGCCGTACATACCCACGGCCCCGGCCTCATCCACACGATCGGCTCCAAGCCGGTGAAATCGCTCGAGGACATGAACGGGCTGAAACTGCGCGGCACCTCCAAGGTCGTCAACCAGATGCTGGAGGCGATGGGCGCCTCGGCGATCGGCATGCCGGTGACGGCGGTTCCGGAGAGCCTGTCGAAGAGCGTCATCGACGGAACGGTCGTTCCGTGGGAAGTAACGCCGGCGATCAAGATTGCCGAACTCGCTCCGAACCATACCGGCTTCTCCGGCAAGAACGGCCTCTACACCGGCACCTTCCTGTTCGCCATGAACAAGGACAGCTACGACGCTCTGCCTGACGACCTCAAGAAGGTGATCGACGACAATTCCGGTCGTGAGCTCGCCCGCAAATTCGGCATCGCCATGGACACGGGCGACATCCGCGGGCGGGAGATCGCCGACAAGGCCGGCAACACGACGATCATGCTCGACGAGGCGGAGACCGCCCGCTGGCGGGCTGCCGGCGAGAACGTGACCAAGGCCTGGATCGCCGACATGGACGCCAAGGGCCTCGACGGGACGACGCTCTACAACGACGCCGTCGCCCTGATCGACCAGTACAGCAAGTAA
- a CDS encoding TRAP transporter small permease → MTIRPLPGEIELVEALCGLAVFAFLPYCQLKRGHVGVDLVMSAFGGKAMDYAQLAGDLIVAVLFAVLTWRHGVGLLDKYGNGETTPLLLLPVWWGFAAAFVLMLANLLICVFVVAADLRALRHGNSIVVSMGSH, encoded by the coding sequence GTGACGATCCGCCCGCTCCCCGGCGAGATCGAACTCGTCGAGGCGCTTTGCGGGCTGGCGGTCTTCGCCTTCCTACCCTATTGCCAGCTGAAGCGCGGTCATGTCGGTGTCGATCTCGTGATGAGCGCCTTTGGCGGCAAGGCGATGGACTATGCGCAGCTTGCCGGCGACCTCATCGTCGCGGTGCTCTTCGCCGTACTCACCTGGCGGCACGGCGTCGGGCTTCTCGACAAGTATGGCAATGGCGAGACGACCCCGCTGCTGCTGCTTCCCGTCTGGTGGGGCTTTGCCGCCGCCTTCGTGCTGATGCTCGCCAATCTCCTCATCTGTGTCTTCGTCGTCGCCGCCGATCTTCGGGCGCTCCGCCACGGCAACTCCATCGTCGTCTCCATGGGTAGCCACTGA
- the betB gene encoding betaine-aldehyde dehydrogenase — protein sequence MKAQPQASHFIDGEYVEDTGGTVIESIYPATGEVIARLHAATPAIVEKAIASAKRAQKEWASWSPTARGRVLKKAAEIMRERNRELSELETLDTGKPIQETIVADPTSGADSFEFFGGIAATALNGSQIPLGSDWAYTKRVPLGVVVGIGAWNYPQQIACWKGAPALAAGNAMVFKPSEVTPLGALKIAEILIEAGAPKGVYNVIQGDRDTGPLLVSHPDVAKVSLTGSVPTGRKVAGAAASQLKHVTMELGGKSPLIIFDDADVESAISGAMLANFYSTGQVCSNGTRVFVHTGIKDKFLARLKERTEAIAIGDPQDEATQMGPLVSCAQREKVLGYIAKGKAEGATLVTGGGIPNNVSGEGYFVQPTVFADVTDEMTIAREEIFGPVMCVLDFDDETDVIARANASEFGLAGGVFTADITRAHRVVDELEAGTLWINTYNLCPVEIPFGGSKQSGFGRENSAAALEHYSELKTVYVGMGKCEAPY from the coding sequence ATGAAAGCCCAACCGCAAGCCTCCCACTTCATCGACGGGGAATACGTCGAGGATACCGGCGGCACCGTCATCGAAAGCATCTATCCGGCGACCGGCGAGGTGATCGCGAGGCTGCACGCCGCCACCCCGGCGATCGTCGAGAAGGCGATCGCCTCGGCCAAGCGGGCGCAGAAGGAATGGGCGTCGTGGAGCCCGACGGCGCGCGGCCGCGTCTTGAAGAAGGCCGCCGAGATCATGCGGGAGCGCAACCGCGAGCTCTCCGAGCTCGAAACGCTCGACACCGGCAAGCCGATCCAGGAGACGATCGTCGCCGACCCGACCTCGGGTGCGGACAGTTTCGAATTCTTCGGCGGTATCGCCGCAACCGCGCTGAACGGCAGCCAGATTCCGCTCGGCTCCGACTGGGCCTATACCAAGCGCGTGCCGCTCGGTGTGGTCGTCGGCATCGGCGCCTGGAACTATCCGCAACAGATCGCCTGCTGGAAGGGCGCGCCCGCACTTGCCGCCGGCAATGCCATGGTGTTCAAGCCGTCGGAAGTGACCCCGCTCGGGGCGCTGAAGATCGCCGAAATCCTGATCGAGGCCGGCGCACCGAAGGGCGTCTACAACGTCATCCAGGGCGACCGCGACACCGGCCCGCTGCTGGTCTCCCACCCAGACGTCGCCAAGGTGTCACTGACCGGCTCCGTGCCGACCGGCCGCAAGGTGGCGGGGGCGGCTGCCTCGCAGCTGAAACACGTCACCATGGAACTCGGCGGAAAGTCGCCGCTGATCATCTTCGACGACGCCGACGTGGAAAGCGCGATTTCGGGCGCCATGCTGGCCAACTTCTATTCGACCGGCCAGGTCTGCTCGAACGGCACCCGCGTCTTCGTCCACACGGGCATCAAGGACAAATTTCTCGCCCGGCTGAAGGAACGGACCGAGGCGATCGCGATCGGCGATCCGCAGGACGAGGCGACCCAGATGGGGCCGCTCGTCTCCTGTGCGCAGCGCGAGAAGGTTCTCGGCTACATCGCCAAGGGCAAGGCCGAGGGCGCGACCCTCGTCACCGGCGGCGGCATTCCGAACAATGTCTCCGGCGAGGGCTATTTCGTCCAGCCGACCGTCTTTGCCGACGTGACGGACGAGATGACCATCGCACGCGAAGAGATCTTCGGGCCGGTGATGTGCGTGCTCGACTTCGATGACGAGACGGACGTGATCGCGCGGGCGAACGCCAGCGAATTCGGGCTTGCCGGCGGCGTCTTCACCGCCGACATCACCCGCGCCCACCGGGTGGTGGACGAACTCGAAGCAGGCACGCTCTGGATCAACACCTACAACCTCTGCCCGGTCGAAATCCCGTTCGGCGGCTCGAAGCAGTCCGGCTTCGGCCGCGAGAACTCGGCCGCGGCTCTGGAGCATTATTCGGAGCTCAAGACCGTCTACGTCGGCATGGGCAAGTGCGAGGCGCCGTATTGA
- a CDS encoding endonuclease/exonuclease/phosphatase family protein, translating into MVVVSTFNVENLFSRPKVLNMADHAQAAEILKRVNRFSELLAMRDYRPYAEEIRVLYVELKDYVKINIRSSRVGRNILTADGDLIAKGREDWDGFVDLERERFSEEQIRFTGKVIKEVEPDIQCFVEVESAGTLARFNTDILNSWFKDKIVVDGNDPRGIDVALASRALYPIRTAKTNVFARDSEGIIFSRDCLEVEIDIDGRSLFVLVNHFKAKDATPAVSDHKRMRQAKEVAQILKTRYDLSKDLVLVAGDFNDEPDSGPLEPLLAAPELTNVLDVLDWPQDDRWTYYYGKKHERNAIDYILVSDALKPFVTRAGFERRGIAGLDEITGGAEHSFPGITSWKLAASDHAALWVELDL; encoded by the coding sequence ATGGTCGTCGTCAGTACGTTCAATGTCGAAAATCTGTTCTCGCGTCCGAAGGTACTCAACATGGCGGACCACGCGCAGGCGGCTGAGATACTGAAGCGCGTCAACCGGTTCTCCGAACTGCTCGCCATGCGCGACTATCGTCCGTATGCCGAGGAGATCCGGGTGCTCTACGTCGAGCTCAAGGATTATGTGAAGATCAACATCCGCTCCTCGCGCGTCGGCCGCAACATCCTGACGGCGGACGGCGACCTGATCGCCAAGGGGCGGGAGGACTGGGACGGTTTCGTCGACCTCGAACGCGAACGCTTCAGCGAGGAACAGATCCGGTTCACCGGCAAGGTCATCAAGGAGGTCGAGCCCGACATCCAGTGCTTCGTCGAGGTCGAGAGCGCCGGCACGCTGGCGCGGTTCAACACCGACATCCTGAACTCGTGGTTCAAGGACAAGATCGTCGTCGACGGCAACGATCCGCGCGGCATCGACGTGGCGCTCGCAAGCCGCGCCCTTTATCCGATCAGGACGGCCAAGACCAACGTCTTCGCGCGGGATTCCGAAGGGATCATCTTCTCCCGCGACTGCCTCGAAGTGGAGATCGACATCGACGGGCGGTCGCTCTTCGTCCTGGTCAACCACTTCAAGGCGAAGGACGCGACGCCGGCCGTCTCGGACCACAAGCGCATGCGCCAGGCGAAGGAGGTCGCCCAGATCCTCAAGACCCGCTACGACCTGTCGAAGGACCTCGTGCTGGTCGCCGGCGACTTCAACGACGAGCCGGACAGCGGCCCGCTGGAGCCGCTTCTCGCGGCCCCGGAGCTCACTAACGTCCTCGACGTTCTCGACTGGCCGCAGGACGACCGCTGGACCTACTATTACGGCAAGAAGCACGAGCGCAACGCAATCGACTACATCCTCGTCTCGGACGCGCTGAAGCCCTTCGTGACGCGGGCGGGCTTCGAGCGCCGCGGCATCGCAGGCCTCGACGAGATCACCGGCGGCGCCGAACACTCCTTCCCCGGCATCACCAGCTGGAAGCTCGCCGCCTCCGATCATGCCGCGCTCTGGGTCGAACTCGACCTCTGA